Genomic DNA from Niallia circulans:
TTGTAACTTAGTTTAACTAAACTTGCTAATCTTCTTTAAACATTCAGATACTTCCTCATAATTTGCCGCACTTGCTAGCTCGTTAATTAGCTTCTCATCATTTGCTATTCTGATTATTTCATCATAAACACTCACTAGCTGATGCTCGGTCATTTCAGATTGTTTCTCTGGAATGCCTAATAAGAAAATAAGTTTAATTTCTTTACCATCAGAGATTACTGTATCAGGGAATACTCCTAGCGCCAGTTCTATTTGATCTGATTTATAATTAAAGGTATGTGGTATTGCGATAAAGCGATCAAATACCATAGAGCCTTTTTTCTCTCGTTCCTTAAGACGATTCATGAATTCATTATCCAAATGTTCTATCTTAATCAACTCGTCTACCATCATATATAAACTTTCATGATAGCCGGCCTCACTATTCAATAGAAAGAAGCTTTCTTTGCTTATTAAATGATTTAGTATGGATGTATGCGAGTTAAAATCAGCTTTTAACATAAATGCTTGCATATATGCTACTTCTTCTATCTTCCTGGCAATAGCTTGTTCATCAAAGATTTCATTTATTATTATGAGTGGTTTACTTGTTTCAACGGAAAGCTTCACTGTAGAAAAAATGATATCAAAATCGTTTAACATATCTTCTGTTATTTCTGTTTCTGAGAAAAGTCTCAATTCCGTATCTTTATTAAGGATTCGCTGCAGCTGATTAGAAACTAATTTAGCTGTTCCTCTTCCCGTTCCACAGATGACTGCTGCTTTTCTAATGCTTTTCACCTTCACTTCACTCTGCGAAATGAAAACTCCAAAATAGAACGCAATATAACCAAGTTCATCTTCTGATACTTCTATGTCATATTCATTCTTAATGATTTCACCTGCAATCTTTGCCATTTGAAAAGCCACTGGATACTTTTCCTTTACATCCATTAACATCGGATTCTCTATACGCAACCCATACATTAATCTGTTTAACATAAATGTCAAATGATATTGCAAGTCGGTAAAAAATGATTCATTTTCCTCGATAATATCCTTTTTAAATCCGATATTTTCTACAATCATCTCTAGTAATCTCTTAATTTCACTTGGTATAGCAATGTTTTCCATTGTACGATTATTTGTTGGAGTTCTTCTTCCAGCTATAGGAATGGTAATGAATAAAACTTCTTCCTCTGGAATTGTAATTGGAAGACATCTTTCAATTACTTTTGCAATCTCCAAACCAATTTGATAATCATGTGTAG
This window encodes:
- a CDS encoding BglG family transcription antiterminator; translation: MSDFTLEDKVIQIIEISQQREYSSLEFLADALGVGTRSVRNYIKKVNEQLEGIAFLDNKRGKGFWLSIKDQSSFNLLMDHISTKKDSIDSSKRRIAYIIERLLNSEEINTLDELAYAINIGRTTLVNELKKASVSLEAYNLKIYGKPNTGMRLDGEELDIRFFIINNVFDIMYRSYPLDLDIAEEIATIAAHYDFETSTQKRLMEFVVVMLDRLLKNQPLKRLKESHLKLKATHDYQIGLEIAKVIERCLPITIPEEEVLFITIPIAGRRTPTNNRTMENIAIPSEIKRLLEMIVENIGFKKDIIEENESFFTDLQYHLTFMLNRLMYGLRIENPMLMDVKEKYPVAFQMAKIAGEIIKNEYDIEVSEDELGYIAFYFGVFISQSEVKVKSIRKAAVICGTGRGTAKLVSNQLQRILNKDTELRLFSETEITEDMLNDFDIIFSTVKLSVETSKPLIIINEIFDEQAIARKIEEVAYMQAFMLKADFNSHTSILNHLISKESFFLLNSEAGYHESLYMMVDELIKIEHLDNEFMNRLKEREKKGSMVFDRFIAIPHTFNYKSDQIELALGVFPDTVISDGKEIKLIFLLGIPEKQSEMTEHQLVSVYDEIIRIANDEKLINELASAANYEEVSECLKKISKFS